Proteins encoded in a region of the Paenibacillus pedocola genome:
- a CDS encoding ABC transporter permease — translation MNTRRSGLAPRTFMLLLMVYLLLPLLATGLYAFAENWQNTLLPEAWTFGWFGEMFKDIRFLEALWTSLYLCLITVLLSLAVMLPAVFVITVYFPCWESFMKGIVVLPYAVPGVVAAVGLIRAYSSGPLNISGTAYLLVGAYFVVILPYMYQGIRNSLLSVSAVELLNAAELLGARRRSAFVNVILPNIWPGVIVSALLSFSVLFGEFVLTNMLVGGHIQTIQVYLYRRVGESGHLASAIAISYFVFILLLSALLMRLGTLGKR, via the coding sequence ATGAACACACGGCGGAGCGGGCTTGCCCCGCGTACGTTTATGCTGCTGCTCATGGTTTATCTGTTACTGCCGCTGCTGGCGACGGGGCTGTATGCTTTCGCAGAGAACTGGCAGAACACCCTGCTGCCTGAAGCCTGGACCTTCGGCTGGTTTGGCGAGATGTTTAAGGACATCCGCTTCCTGGAGGCGCTGTGGACTTCGCTGTATCTGTGTCTGATCACTGTACTCTTGAGCCTCGCAGTCATGCTGCCTGCCGTGTTTGTGATCACGGTTTATTTTCCGTGCTGGGAGAGCTTTATGAAGGGGATTGTTGTTCTGCCTTATGCCGTACCCGGTGTAGTAGCCGCCGTGGGTCTGATCCGAGCGTATTCCTCAGGCCCGCTGAATATTTCGGGAACCGCCTATTTGCTGGTCGGGGCTTATTTTGTGGTCATTCTTCCCTATATGTATCAGGGTATCCGCAACAGCCTGCTGAGCGTATCCGCCGTTGAGCTGCTGAATGCCGCTGAACTGCTGGGTGCGCGCCGCCGGAGCGCTTTTGTGAATGTGATTCTGCCGAATATCTGGCCGGGTGTTATCGTATCTGCGCTGCTCTCGTTCTCTGTCCTGTTCGGGGAGTTTGTGCTGACGAATATGCTGGTCGGCGGTCACATTCAGACGATTCAGGTGTATCTGTACAGGCGGGTCGGGGAGAGCGGGCATCTGGCCAGCGCGATCGCCATTTCTTATTTTGTATTCATTCTTCTGCTGTCGGCACTGCTGATGCGGCTGGGGACGCTGGGAAAGAGATAG
- a CDS encoding ABC transporter ATP-binding protein translates to MNDYLKLEGIRKRFGDAQVLNGVDLSVAEGELVTLLGPSGCGKSTLLRCIAGLAELDGGSIVLERRELTSLPPRSRDVGMVFQSYALFPNLTVSQNVEYGMRMRGMAPAARRSRCRELLAMVDLEDKRDMYPQLLSGGQQQRVALARSLAVQPKLLLLDEPLSALDAKIRKNLRAEIRQIQRRLGMTTLFVTHDQEEALILSDRICIMNQGRMVQEGSPEQLYTAPRTEFAARFMGSYNVLTRAEALTLFRSVRSAADSFAIRPEALRLLPEGDKPGEDTDGMTSVKGMVQSVSVLGNIIRAVVEAAGICLTVDLLNDGRWLRVREGEGVTLLLDPSQLLQLEQEGA, encoded by the coding sequence ATGAACGATTACTTGAAGCTTGAGGGGATCCGCAAAAGGTTCGGGGATGCCCAGGTGCTGAATGGAGTGGATCTGAGTGTCGCCGAAGGGGAGCTTGTCACGCTGCTCGGTCCGTCCGGCTGCGGAAAAAGCACGCTGCTGCGCTGCATCGCCGGCCTGGCCGAGCTGGATGGCGGCAGCATTGTGCTGGAGCGGCGGGAGCTGACGAGCCTGCCGCCGCGCAGCAGGGATGTGGGCATGGTGTTCCAGTCCTATGCGCTGTTCCCCAATCTGACCGTCAGCCAGAATGTGGAATACGGGATGCGCATGCGCGGGATGGCTCCTGCGGCGCGGCGCAGCCGCTGCCGGGAGCTGCTCGCGATGGTCGATCTTGAAGATAAGCGGGATATGTATCCGCAATTGCTATCCGGGGGCCAGCAGCAGCGGGTGGCGCTGGCCCGCTCGCTCGCCGTCCAGCCGAAGCTGCTGCTGCTGGATGAACCGCTCAGCGCACTCGACGCCAAGATCCGCAAGAACCTGCGGGCGGAGATCCGTCAGATCCAGCGGAGGCTGGGGATGACGACGCTGTTCGTTACCCACGACCAGGAAGAGGCGCTGATTCTGTCGGACCGGATCTGCATCATGAACCAGGGCCGGATGGTTCAGGAGGGCTCACCGGAGCAGCTGTATACAGCGCCGCGGACGGAATTTGCCGCCCGGTTCATGGGCAGCTACAATGTGCTGACCCGGGCCGAGGCGCTGACGCTGTTCCGCAGCGTGCGCAGCGCAGCGGACAGCTTCGCCATCCGGCCCGAAGCACTTAGGCTGCTGCCGGAAGGCGACAAGCCGGGGGAGGACACAGACGGCATGACCTCTGTGAAGGGGATGGTACAGTCTGTATCTGTGCTCGGCAATATTATCCGGGCTGTAGTGGAGGCGGCGGGGATTTGCCTAACCGTAGATTTGCTGAATGACGGACGCTGGCTGCGCGTGCGGGAGGGCGAGGGAGTTACCCTTTTGCTGGACCCGTCCCAGCTGCTGCAGCTGGAACAGGAGGGAGCCTGA
- a CDS encoding alkaline phosphatase family protein: protein MTDTANKLIVVVLDGLRYDAARKYMGYMEHLVEQGQMSCCSVQSELPSLSRPLYEVLLTGTPVSRNGITANHIVRLSHEESVFHLAVAANLRTAAAAYHWVSELYSSAPFDPVADRHQHNVLKPIQHGSFYFEDHYPDSHVFADAEYLRTAYDPHFLYIHPMNIDDAGHRSGGESKEYELAVRRADGLLATLLPKWVEEGYKVIITADHGMNANGCHGGVTPAERLVPLYISGNNGLLPEAGAVTLPQLLLAPLMCRCLGLAPSKAMITEGLPSLVQT, encoded by the coding sequence ATGACGGATACAGCGAATAAGCTTATCGTAGTGGTGCTGGACGGGCTGCGGTACGATGCCGCCCGCAAATATATGGGTTACATGGAGCATCTGGTAGAGCAGGGTCAGATGTCCTGCTGCAGTGTACAGTCCGAGCTGCCCAGTCTCTCGCGGCCTCTGTATGAAGTGCTGCTGACGGGGACGCCGGTATCGAGGAACGGAATCACCGCCAATCATATTGTCAGGCTGAGCCATGAAGAGAGCGTCTTTCATCTTGCTGTCGCCGCCAATCTGCGCACAGCTGCAGCGGCATATCACTGGGTCAGCGAGCTGTACAGCTCGGCGCCGTTTGATCCTGTTGCCGACCGCCATCAGCACAATGTCCTGAAGCCGATCCAGCATGGCAGCTTCTACTTTGAGGATCATTACCCGGACAGTCATGTATTCGCTGATGCCGAATATTTGCGCACTGCCTATGATCCCCATTTTCTCTATATTCACCCGATGAATATTGATGATGCCGGACACCGCTCCGGCGGGGAGAGTAAGGAGTATGAGCTGGCGGTCCGCAGGGCAGACGGTCTGCTCGCCACACTGCTGCCGAAGTGGGTGGAGGAAGGCTATAAAGTGATAATAACGGCGGATCATGGGATGAACGCTAACGGGTGTCATGGCGGTGTAACGCCGGCTGAACGGCTGGTGCCGCTGTACATATCCGGCAATAACGGACTACTGCCGGAAGCGGGAGCCGTGACCCTGCCCCAGCTGCTGCTCGCCCCGTTAATGTGCCGTTGCCTGGGACTCGCACCCTCTAAAGCGATGATCACGGAGGGGCTGCCGTCTCTTGTACAAACATAA
- a CDS encoding DUF6953 family protein has protein sequence MEVTAQEVAEWMVKEIRFTGTLHQTAAIEYVKANFGEQFVFVNENGNASLSKDVKKAFRKLHGGRIAWDRDGFLWAWT, from the coding sequence ATGGAAGTTACCGCACAAGAGGTAGCGGAATGGATGGTCAAGGAGATCCGTTTTACCGGAACCCTGCACCAGACCGCCGCGATTGAATATGTTAAGGCCAATTTCGGCGAACAGTTTGTGTTTGTCAATGAGAACGGGAACGCCTCGCTGTCTAAGGACGTGAAGAAGGCTTTCCGTAAGCTGCATGGCGGAAGAATCGCCTGGGACCGCGACGGTTTTCTGTGGGCTTGGACGTGA